The following are encoded in a window of Pseudalgibacter alginicilyticus genomic DNA:
- a CDS encoding helix-turn-helix domain-containing protein: protein MTSLNNSIMEFGEYIRSLREKHNLLLREMAANLNMDVAYLSKIERGNRIARREQVVAFAKTLKEDENELIKLWMSEQIVLMLKNEKERTEILKIAEEKISKIVKKGKNLK from the coding sequence TTGACAAGTCTAAATAATTCTATTATGGAGTTTGGAGAGTATATACGTTCATTGCGTGAAAAGCACAATTTACTATTAAGAGAAATGGCTGCAAACCTAAATATGGATGTTGCCTATTTAAGCAAAATAGAACGTGGAAATCGTATAGCAAGACGCGAACAAGTAGTCGCTTTTGCTAAAACATTAAAAGAAGACGAGAATGAATTAATTAAGCTATGGATGTCGGAACAAATTGTACTAATGCTAAAAAATGAAAAAGAGCGTACGGAAATCCTCAAAATAGCTGAAGAAAAAATTAGTAAGATTGTTAAAAAGGGTAAGAATTTAAAGTGA
- a CDS encoding helix-turn-helix domain-containing protein yields the protein MPISVGEDIGEMMHHNAPRCTITLHKAPFMSSNLYIPKTCKHCGNAFTARTTVTKYCGDSCAKRAYKARKRKEKIQTTLIDDMQQQKEVVQVHNPNAVNNKDFLSVTEASQLIGVSRWTIQRMIQQGRLKAVPFGRKRIVARWQIENLFN from the coding sequence TTGCCCATTTCTGTTGGCGAAGATATAGGCGAAATGATGCACCATAACGCACCACGTTGCACCATTACGCTACATAAAGCACCATTTATGAGCAGTAATTTATACATTCCAAAAACTTGTAAGCATTGCGGTAATGCCTTTACAGCTCGTACAACAGTTACCAAATACTGCGGTGATAGTTGTGCTAAAAGAGCTTATAAGGCACGTAAACGTAAGGAGAAAATACAAACTACCCTTATTGATGATATGCAACAACAAAAAGAAGTTGTTCAAGTTCACAATCCAAATGCTGTAAACAATAAAGATTTTTTAAGCGTTACAGAAGCCTCACAACTTATTGGTGTTAGTAGATGGACCATTCAAAGAATGATTCAACAAGGGCGTTTAAAAGCTGTTCCTTTTGGTAGAAAGCGTATTGTAGCAAGATGGCAAATAGAAAACCTTTTTAATTAG
- a CDS encoding DUF6617 family protein codes for MKGSIFSSLVSITSGLHRDNRQEKDFKYLLSDFKLNQKAKNAVFKVNFKKPLNAKKEYYQKLIFNETENTVASFVKEFPKNATTPENKYSYTILLNKFDKYLNDIAIYITKRGITADFNNDDNYIINYLKVSVIRLYAELQEQYGQFSVNTKFSIAEIAEKYFNDETFDISLIEKSTTKKVATKTTSKKKAKPKTSFGYKSNDTSTLLTVLKQINLKIDLLDNRTTGEQLHALLLAKDFSNTESQIYLQCETTQFSYLVTKLKPFFNGFNPTSIERSEKFVTKTGTLLKANNLHKNKVHNPKEKEEIDKIIQQLQ; via the coding sequence ATGAAAGGAAGTATATTTTCAAGTTTGGTTTCTATAACGAGCGGCTTACATAGAGATAATAGACAGGAAAAGGATTTTAAATACCTACTGTCTGATTTCAAATTGAATCAAAAAGCTAAAAACGCAGTTTTTAAAGTAAACTTTAAAAAGCCTTTAAATGCTAAAAAAGAATACTACCAAAAGTTGATATTTAATGAAACAGAAAATACAGTAGCTTCATTTGTAAAGGAATTTCCCAAAAATGCAACTACACCAGAAAATAAATACAGCTATACCATTCTACTTAATAAATTTGATAAGTACTTAAATGACATTGCAATTTATATCACTAAAAGGGGAATAACAGCAGATTTCAACAATGATGACAATTATATCATAAACTACTTAAAAGTATCTGTAATAAGGTTGTATGCTGAACTACAAGAGCAATACGGTCAGTTTTCCGTAAACACAAAATTCTCAATTGCTGAAATTGCAGAAAAATACTTTAATGATGAAACTTTTGATATTAGCCTAATAGAAAAGAGTACCACTAAAAAAGTTGCTACCAAAACAACATCAAAAAAGAAAGCAAAACCAAAGACCTCTTTTGGATATAAAAGCAACGACACCTCAACCTTGCTAACTGTGCTCAAACAAATAAATCTAAAAATAGATTTGTTAGATAACCGTACAACTGGAGAACAGTTGCACGCATTATTATTAGCAAAAGATTTTTCAAATACAGAATCGCAAATTTATCTTCAATGCGAGACGACACAGTTTAGTTACCTTGTAACGAAACTAAAGCCATTTTTTAATGGTTTTAATCCTACCTCAATAGAACGTTCTGAAAAATTTGTTACTAAAACAGGTACGCTATTAAAAGCGAATAATCTTCACAAAAACAAAGTTCACAACCCAAAAGAAAAGGAAGAAATAGATAAAATCATCCAACAACTGCAATAA
- a CDS encoding DUF3987 domain-containing protein, with protein MTKIFNPKYWLEVPKEQQKPTSNKATTNVIAVANDDIETYISAIEQSGLDITGNYASWRDLGFALAEEYGESGRDYFHRISKNYAGYNTKECDAQFNKCLNAKGHGISIATFYHHAHQIGIRLPKSKMKLLQQKEESQQETMPTIPEKVYNNLPQFLQQVVNPASGQEEKDILLLGALTAFSACFPKLFGIYDQRKVFSNLYLFVTAPASAGKGRLNQIKNLVDPVHKIKREQSKILKQQFQSETATYNMNKGKDENLEKPSKPPERMLFIPANNSVTGVYQLISDNEGRGLIFETEGDTLAQAFKSDYGNYSDGFRKAFHHETISYYRRTDREYVDIERPCLSTVLSGTPKQIQALVPNAENGLFSRFMFYYMNIKPTWKNVFQTGTANGLDEYYDQLGKDFFELYKTLKNNPAIEVRLTTEQQQKFNVFFEKLQTKYLNLQPDDYIATVRRLGLIAFRIIMLFSVFRIMEDGDVNQVRYCEDVDFENTLEMISVLVKHSSKVFNDLPMEQKQVKRANRKERFLDALPHQFSRQDYLNIADKNKIPHKTAEGYITKFVDAGLIHREAHNNYTNPAKT; from the coding sequence ATGACTAAAATATTTAACCCAAAATATTGGTTAGAAGTTCCTAAAGAGCAACAAAAACCAACAAGCAACAAGGCAACAACAAATGTTATTGCTGTTGCCAATGATGACATTGAAACTTACATTTCTGCAATTGAGCAATCAGGTTTAGACATAACAGGAAATTATGCTTCTTGGAGAGATTTAGGTTTTGCGTTAGCTGAAGAATATGGAGAATCTGGTAGAGATTATTTCCATCGTATCAGTAAAAATTATGCAGGATATAATACTAAAGAATGTGATGCACAATTCAATAAATGCCTAAATGCAAAAGGACACGGAATAAGTATTGCAACTTTTTATCATCACGCACATCAAATAGGTATAAGGCTACCAAAATCTAAAATGAAGCTACTTCAACAAAAAGAGGAAAGCCAACAAGAAACAATGCCTACTATTCCTGAAAAGGTGTATAACAACCTTCCACAGTTTTTGCAACAAGTTGTAAATCCTGCAAGTGGTCAAGAGGAAAAAGATATTTTATTATTAGGTGCATTAACAGCCTTTAGTGCTTGCTTCCCAAAATTATTTGGTATTTACGACCAAAGAAAAGTATTCAGTAATTTATACTTATTTGTAACTGCACCAGCTTCAGCAGGAAAAGGCAGACTTAACCAAATTAAAAATTTGGTAGACCCTGTGCATAAAATAAAACGAGAACAATCCAAAATATTAAAGCAACAGTTTCAGTCAGAAACAGCGACTTATAATATGAACAAGGGCAAAGATGAAAACTTGGAAAAACCGAGTAAACCGCCAGAGCGAATGTTGTTTATTCCTGCCAACAATAGCGTTACGGGTGTTTATCAATTAATATCTGACAATGAAGGTAGAGGGTTAATTTTTGAAACTGAAGGTGATACTTTAGCACAAGCCTTTAAAAGTGATTACGGTAATTATTCCGATGGTTTTCGTAAAGCATTCCACCACGAAACCATTAGTTATTATCGAAGAACAGATAGAGAATATGTAGATATTGAAAGACCTTGTTTGTCAACAGTATTGTCAGGTACACCAAAGCAAATTCAAGCATTGGTTCCAAATGCTGAAAATGGGTTGTTTAGTCGTTTTATGTTTTATTATATGAATATCAAACCAACTTGGAAAAACGTTTTTCAAACAGGCACAGCAAATGGTTTAGATGAATACTATGACCAATTAGGAAAAGATTTTTTTGAGCTATACAAAACCTTAAAAAACAATCCAGCTATTGAAGTAAGGCTAACAACAGAGCAACAACAAAAATTCAATGTGTTTTTTGAAAAGTTACAAACCAAATATCTCAACTTACAACCAGATGATTATATCGCAACAGTAAGGCGTTTAGGCTTAATTGCATTTAGAATTATAATGTTATTTTCTGTATTTCGAATTATGGAAGATGGTGATGTCAACCAAGTGAGGTATTGTGAAGATGTAGATTTTGAAAACACATTGGAAATGATTAGCGTGTTAGTAAAGCATAGTAGTAAGGTTTTTAACGATTTACCTATGGAACAAAAGCAAGTAAAACGAGCCAATCGAAAAGAACGTTTTTTAGATGCGTTACCTCATCAATTTTCAAGACAAGATTATCTAAATATAGCCGACAAAAACAAAATACCCCACAAAACAGCAGAAGGCTATATTACCAAATTTGTTGATGCAGGTTTAATACATCGAGAAGCACACAACAATTATACAAATCCTGCAAAAACATAA
- a CDS encoding helix-turn-helix domain-containing protein translates to MTEIFDLILALSQDIKDLKARIELLRQSRAEVLKDTWIDNQDVLQTLHISKRTLQTLRTNGTLPYSKVKGKFYYKVADIEQLLKDNYYNHNFKRDGNK, encoded by the coding sequence ATGACGGAAATATTCGATTTAATCTTGGCACTCTCGCAAGATATTAAGGACTTAAAAGCACGTATAGAATTGTTACGACAATCGAGAGCAGAAGTATTAAAAGATACGTGGATAGACAATCAAGATGTATTGCAGACCTTACATATTAGTAAGCGAACGCTACAAACTTTAAGAACCAATGGCACTTTGCCTTACAGCAAAGTGAAAGGTAAATTTTACTATAAAGTTGCTGACATAGAGCAATTGCTTAAAGACAACTACTACAACCATAATTTCAAGCGAGATGGAAATAAGTAG
- a CDS encoding site-specific integrase, with translation MKVTLRQRKKNDKISLYLDYYHKGKRKTEYLRLYLTPNPKTKTEREVNKKTKQLAETICAQRQIEIQNGIYGFQDIEKLKGSFITYITALAEKKNTSSGNYGNWNSMLKHLKTFCPTDVSFQDIDKDFVERFKEYLDKDAMARAGKKLSQNSKYSYYGKFNAALKQAVKDGILRINPANGVEYFKQGEPQREFLTLDELQIAVNTECELPLLKSAFIFSALTGLRWSDIEKLIWSEIQHSKEMGYYIRFRQKKTKGVETLPISDQAAELLGDKGKPEEKVFQGLHYSAWSNLKLQQWMMKAGITKNITFHCARHTYATLQLTLGTDIYTVSKLLGHKELRTTQIYAKVIDDKKKEAANKIKLDL, from the coding sequence ATGAAAGTAACATTAAGACAACGAAAAAAGAATGATAAAATTAGTTTGTATTTAGATTACTATCATAAAGGCAAGCGTAAAACAGAATACCTGCGTTTATACCTTACACCTAATCCTAAAACTAAAACGGAAAGAGAGGTAAATAAAAAAACAAAGCAATTAGCTGAAACCATTTGTGCGCAAAGACAGATTGAAATACAAAATGGTATTTATGGCTTTCAAGATATTGAAAAGCTAAAAGGTAGTTTTATTACTTATATCACAGCTTTAGCAGAAAAGAAAAATACAAGTTCTGGCAATTATGGCAATTGGAACAGTATGCTAAAACATCTAAAAACTTTTTGTCCAACAGACGTAAGTTTTCAAGATATTGATAAGGATTTCGTAGAACGCTTTAAAGAGTATTTAGATAAGGATGCAATGGCAAGAGCAGGTAAAAAATTATCTCAAAACTCTAAATATTCTTATTATGGAAAATTCAACGCTGCATTAAAACAAGCTGTTAAGGATGGTATTTTAAGAATAAACCCAGCAAATGGTGTTGAGTATTTTAAACAAGGTGAACCTCAACGAGAGTTTTTAACTTTAGATGAATTACAAATAGCAGTTAACACAGAATGTGAGTTACCACTTTTAAAAAGTGCTTTTATATTTTCTGCGCTTACCGGTTTACGTTGGTCAGATATTGAAAAACTGATTTGGTCAGAAATTCAACATTCTAAAGAAATGGGCTATTATATTCGTTTCAGACAAAAGAAAACAAAAGGAGTTGAAACTTTACCTATTTCAGACCAAGCGGCAGAACTGTTAGGAGATAAAGGTAAACCTGAAGAAAAAGTTTTTCAAGGTTTACATTATAGTGCCTGGTCTAACTTAAAATTACAACAATGGATGATGAAAGCAGGTATTACAAAGAATATCACGTTCCATTGTGCGCGTCATACCTATGCAACTTTACAATTAACTTTAGGTACAGATATTTATACAGTTTCAAAATTGTTAGGTCATAAGGAATTGAGAACTACACAGATTTATGCAAAAGTTATTGATGATAAAAAGAAAGAAGCTGCTAATAAAATTAAATTGGATTTATAA
- a CDS encoding TlpA disulfide reductase family protein, protein MKFALLTAFTCLFLACNTSKKDRFIINGEAPGVLNGIRAYIKTVDEQGRLINKDTAIVMNEQFSFEGTRNEPNLEFLFIDGQNGNAPFIVENGTINIIAKKDSLHTSKISGTTNNENLSSFFKDLIALRKKQNELINTLRTGAVAPDDTETNEALTNTNEKISDLPFNFTNKYNNSYAAVIVLENKTYDPQAPLDKVENSFNGLSDNLKSSKYGKRISDYITAKKTEKPPLAIGDIAPDFSAPTPEGNSLALNDIKGKVTIIDFWASWCAPCRRENPNVVRVYNKYHSKGLEIIGVSLDKENQKEAWIKAIADDKLTWHQVANLTLQDPIAELYNVTSIPATYILDQEGKIIAKNLRGQALENKIAELLN, encoded by the coding sequence ATGAAATTCGCACTACTTACAGCTTTTACATGTCTTTTTTTAGCCTGTAACACATCTAAAAAAGATCGTTTTATCATAAACGGTGAAGCTCCTGGCGTTTTAAACGGTATAAGAGCTTATATAAAAACTGTTGATGAACAAGGACGTTTAATAAATAAAGATACTGCCATTGTCATGAATGAACAGTTTTCTTTTGAAGGAACTCGTAATGAACCTAACTTAGAATTTCTTTTTATTGATGGTCAAAACGGAAATGCTCCTTTTATTGTTGAAAATGGCACTATTAATATTATTGCTAAAAAAGATAGTCTACATACTTCAAAAATATCTGGAACAACTAATAACGAAAACTTATCTTCTTTTTTCAAAGATCTTATTGCCTTACGAAAAAAACAAAATGAGTTAATAAATACATTAAGAACAGGTGCTGTAGCTCCTGACGATACAGAAACCAATGAAGCTTTAACGAATACAAATGAAAAGATTTCTGATTTACCATTTAATTTCACTAACAAATATAATAATTCGTATGCGGCCGTTATTGTTTTAGAAAACAAAACCTACGACCCACAAGCCCCTTTAGATAAAGTTGAAAATAGTTTTAATGGTTTGTCGGACAACTTAAAAAGTTCAAAGTATGGCAAGCGTATCAGTGACTATATAACTGCTAAAAAAACAGAAAAACCACCTTTAGCAATTGGCGATATTGCTCCAGATTTTAGTGCTCCAACACCTGAGGGAAATTCATTGGCTTTAAATGATATAAAAGGTAAGGTAACTATCATTGACTTCTGGGCTTCTTGGTGTGCACCTTGCCGAAGAGAAAACCCTAACGTTGTAAGGGTATACAATAAATATCACAGTAAAGGTTTAGAGATTATTGGCGTGTCCTTAGATAAAGAAAACCAAAAAGAAGCATGGATAAAAGCCATTGCTGACGATAAGCTAACTTGGCATCAAGTTGCTAATTTAACTTTGCAAGACCCTATTGCAGAACTTTACAATGTTACATCAATACCTGCTACTTATATTTTAGATCAAGAAGGCAAAATTATTGCTAAAAATTTAAGAGGTCAAGCATTAGAAAATAAAATTGCTGAGCTTTTAAATTAA
- the mnmE gene encoding tRNA uridine-5-carboxymethylaminomethyl(34) synthesis GTPase MnmE: protein MTHQDTIVALATPSGAGAIAVIRLSGNEAIMFAEAQFKSVSGKRLSKQATHTIHLGHIIDSDRTIDEVLVSVFKNPNSYTGEDVVEISCHGSSYIQQEIIQLFLRKGCRMATAGEFTLRAFLNGKIDLSQAEAVADLISSDNEASHQIAMQQMRGGFSSEIAKLREELLNFASLIELELDFAEEDVEFADRTQFKDLISRITFVLKRLIDSFSVGNVIKNGIPVAIVGEPNVGKSTLLNALLNEDRAIVSDIAGTTRDTIEDELVIEGIGFRFIDTAGIRDTKDVVEGIGIKKTFEKIEQSQVVLYLFDATKFVENSELFQIEIEKIKNKYPLKPLLIIPNKIDKLSVEEVVQLEVFLSGIENSKYILLAAKENRGVEELKSQLIGFVNTGALRNNETIITNTRHYDSLLKALEEIQKVQEGINTNLSSDLMAIDIRQALYHFGEITGEITNDDLLGNIFANFCIGK from the coding sequence ATGACACATCAAGATACTATTGTAGCATTGGCAACGCCTTCAGGAGCAGGTGCTATTGCTGTTATTAGATTGTCTGGAAATGAGGCTATTATGTTTGCAGAAGCCCAGTTTAAATCGGTTTCAGGAAAACGATTGAGTAAGCAAGCCACACACACCATTCATTTAGGACATATTATAGATTCTGATAGAACCATTGATGAGGTTTTGGTATCCGTATTTAAAAATCCTAATTCATATACTGGTGAAGATGTAGTAGAAATATCATGCCATGGTTCTAGTTATATTCAACAGGAAATTATTCAATTGTTTCTTCGAAAAGGCTGCCGAATGGCTACAGCAGGTGAGTTTACTTTGCGTGCTTTTTTAAATGGAAAAATAGATTTGAGTCAGGCGGAAGCTGTAGCCGACTTAATTTCAAGTGATAATGAAGCGTCCCATCAAATTGCGATGCAGCAAATGCGAGGTGGTTTTTCTTCTGAAATTGCTAAACTTCGTGAAGAACTTTTAAATTTTGCCTCGTTGATAGAATTGGAATTAGATTTTGCTGAAGAAGATGTAGAGTTTGCTGATAGAACTCAATTTAAAGATCTTATTTCAAGAATTACCTTTGTTTTAAAACGATTAATAGACAGTTTTTCAGTTGGTAACGTGATAAAAAATGGTATTCCAGTAGCCATTGTAGGAGAACCAAATGTTGGAAAATCTACACTATTAAATGCCCTTTTAAATGAAGACCGTGCCATAGTAAGTGATATTGCAGGAACTACCAGAGATACTATTGAAGATGAATTGGTGATTGAAGGCATTGGGTTTCGTTTTATAGATACCGCAGGAATTCGAGATACTAAAGATGTTGTTGAAGGTATTGGTATTAAAAAAACCTTCGAAAAAATAGAACAATCGCAAGTGGTTTTATATTTGTTTGATGCCACAAAGTTTGTTGAAAATTCAGAATTGTTTCAAATTGAAATAGAAAAAATAAAAAACAAATACCCTTTAAAGCCTTTATTAATTATTCCTAATAAAATAGATAAACTATCTGTTGAAGAAGTGGTGCAATTAGAAGTGTTTTTAAGCGGTATTGAAAACTCCAAATACATCTTATTAGCTGCAAAAGAAAATAGGGGCGTAGAGGAACTAAAAAGTCAGTTAATTGGTTTTGTAAATACAGGTGCGTTAAGAAATAACGAAACTATTATTACAAATACTAGGCACTACGATTCATTACTAAAAGCTTTAGAAGAAATTCAAAAAGTACAAGAAGGTATCAACACTAATTTATCAAGCGATTTAATGGCAATAGATATTCGTCAGGCTTTATATCACTTTGGGGAGATTACTGGTGAGATTACCAATGATGATTTATTAGGGAATATCTTTGCTAATTTCTGTATTGGGAAGTAA
- a CDS encoding helix-turn-helix domain-containing protein: protein MDTNIIEKLDRIEKLLLEQQTMQKQVLNFNETCKYLELSQSHLYKLTSTGTIPHYKPNGKKIYFNRVELEQWLLSNRVDSQDEIEQQAADYLIKKGAVKL from the coding sequence ATGGACACAAATATCATCGAAAAGTTAGACCGCATTGAAAAACTCTTGTTAGAGCAACAAACAATGCAAAAGCAAGTATTAAACTTTAATGAAACTTGCAAGTATTTAGAATTATCCCAATCGCACTTGTATAAACTTACAAGTACGGGAACCATTCCACATTATAAACCGAATGGTAAGAAAATTTATTTTAACAGAGTTGAATTAGAACAATGGTTATTAAGTAACCGTGTTGATTCACAAGACGAAATCGAACAGCAAGCTGCCGATTACCTCATTAAGAAAGGAGCGGTAAAGTTATGA
- a CDS encoding BT4734/BF3469 family protein encodes MEISREAILDKTHYGLKIYAYVLRQYYPNQTVLSVKGRDCGITRNPFNGGKETLRIHIDGIIATHRDTELEAFIGDVFDFAQYHFRITDEEDLYRKINQELHLNLEVKEKDELEWLNEPDDTWYANCSFFKAPVRNVFPSETLRLHQVFALITSDKYKSITEELRAITNVKEARKFKANRFDYVTLSGTFEKRSDNNLLKHSNLLTIDFDHLENLQELRTQLLNDEYFETEMLFISPSGDGLKWIIRIDVSEVTHSEYFTAVANYIKHNYNIEVDQSGKDVSRACFLPYDPTAFLHKRHQAL; translated from the coding sequence ATGGAAATAAGTAGAGAAGCAATTTTAGACAAAACACATTATGGTTTAAAAATCTATGCCTATGTGTTGAGACAGTATTATCCTAATCAAACAGTCCTTTCTGTAAAAGGAAGGGACTGCGGGATAACTCGTAACCCATTTAATGGTGGAAAAGAAACTTTACGGATTCATATTGATGGTATTATAGCAACACATCGAGATACAGAATTAGAAGCCTTTATAGGTGATGTATTCGATTTTGCACAATACCATTTTAGAATAACCGATGAAGAAGATTTGTACCGGAAGATAAATCAAGAGCTACATCTAAATTTAGAAGTCAAGGAAAAAGACGAATTGGAATGGCTTAATGAACCAGACGATACCTGGTATGCCAACTGTAGCTTTTTCAAAGCACCTGTTCGCAATGTATTTCCTTCGGAAACCTTGCGACTGCATCAAGTATTTGCATTAATCACAAGTGATAAATACAAAAGCATTACTGAAGAATTAAGAGCAATTACCAATGTAAAAGAAGCACGTAAATTCAAAGCGAATCGCTTTGATTACGTAACGCTTTCAGGAACATTTGAAAAACGAAGCGATAACAATTTGCTAAAGCATTCTAATTTATTAACCATTGATTTTGACCATTTAGAGAATCTACAAGAGTTAAGAACGCAACTCTTAAATGATGAATATTTTGAAACTGAAATGCTCTTTATTTCACCATCTGGTGATGGTTTAAAATGGATTATTAGAATAGATGTTTCAGAGGTAACACATTCAGAATATTTTACAGCAGTAGCAAATTACATTAAACACAATTATAACATTGAGGTTGACCAGTCGGGTAAAGACGTTTCCAGAGCGTGTTTTTTACCATACGACCCAACAGCCTTTCTACATAAAAGACATCAAGCATTATGA